AATCAAGGAATCAAACAATGATATTTTAACAGCTTTAAGCTCAATAAGCTTACCAGCAGGTGTTTCAATAGAAATAAAGCAATAGTGCTTTGATACAAGTTGGTAGAGCTTCGAGCTCTATCAACCAATATATTAAGGAGGAAAGAAATGATATTAGGTAAAAAAATTGGAATGACACAAATTTTTGAAAACGAAAAATTAATACCAGTTACAGTAATTGAAGCTGGACCAAACTTTGTTGTTCAAACTAAAACAGTAGAAAAAGAAGGTTACACTTCAATAACTTTAGCTTATGATGAAAAAAGAGAAAAATTAGTTAACAAACCAGAAATGGGTGTTTTCAAAAAAGCCGGAATCACAGCTAAAAAATTCTTAAAAGAGTTTAAAGTAGAATCAAGTGAAGAATTTGCTTTAGGTCAAGAATTAAAAGTTGATGTATTAGAAGGTATTGAATTCGTTGATATTCAAGGAATCTCAAAAGGTAAAGGAACTGCAGGGGTTATGAAAAGACATAACTTCGGTGGAAACAGAGCTACACACGGGGTTTCAAGAAACCACAGACTTGGAGGGTCAAATGCAGGTGGAGCTGCATCTAACTCAAATGTACCAAAAGGTAAAAAGATGGCTGGAAGATTAGGAAATGAAAATGTAACAGTTCAAAATCTAAAAGTAATCAAATTCGATGTTGAAAATAACTTATTATTAGTTAAAGGTGCAGTACCAGGTCCTAAAAATGGTTATTTAGTTATCAAGAAATCAGTAAAAAAATACTAATATAGAGAGAGGAGGCAAAGATGTCAGATTTTAATTTAAAAGTATATAATTTAAATGGTGAAGAAAAAGGAGTAGCTACTATAAGTGGTGAAATCTTTGGATTAGAACCTAATAAATATGTAATGCATGAAGTATTAACAGCAGAACTTGCAGCATCACGTGCAGGAACTGCATCAACAAAAACTAGAGGAGAAGTATCTGGAGGAGGAAGAAAACCTTTCAGACAAAAAGGAACAGGACGTGCTAGACAAGGATCAACAAGAGCACCTCATATGGTAGGTGGAGGAGTTGTTCACGGACCTAAACCAAGAAATTATGAGAAAAAAGTTAACAAAAAAGTTAGAAAGTTAGCTTTAAAATCAGCATTAGCTGTTAGAATCCAAAATGGAGATGTAATTGTATTAGAAGACTACATGTTAGATGCTCCTAAAACAAAAACATTTGTTAATTTTACAGAAAAAGTTAATATGGTAGAAGACAAAAAATTATTTATAGTTAACGATTATTTAGAAGATGCTGATTGGAACTTATACTTATCAGTTAGAAATATCGAAAAAACTGAAATATTAGACCCAAGAGAGTTATCAGTATATGCTTTATTAAAATACAATAAAGTAGTTATTACTAAAGAAGCTCTTGCAACTATCGAGGAGGTGCTTGGATAATGACAATTTTTGACGTAATCAAAAAACCTGTTTTAAATACAGAAAAAGCAAGAATTTTATTGAATTCAAATGAATATGTATTTATAGTAGATAGAAGAGCTAATAAATTACAAATTAAAGAAGCAGTAGAGAAATTATTCAATGTTAAAGTTGCAAATGTTAACACTATTAACATGAAACCAACTACGGCTAGAGCAAGAATGACTGTTTACAAAACACCGGCATACAAAAAAGCCATTGTTAAATTAGTAGATGGAGATTCAATAAAAGCTTATGATATTTAGTAAATAGGGGAAAGAGATTAGGGAACTAATCCTTTTCCTATTTTTATATAAAAACTACTGGAGGAATTATGGAATTTAAAAATAAGACTTGTATTGTTACAGGTGGTGCTAATGGTATAGGGCTTGAAACTGTAAAAGGTATGGTTGCAGGTGGTGCAAAAGTAATAATACTAGATATAAATGAAGAAGCAGCTAAAAGTGCTATAAATGAATTAGGTGAAGATAGAGTATTCTTTCATTATTTAGACTTATCAAATCAAGAAAGTATAAGAAGTGTTTTTGCAGAACTTATACAAAAATACAATAAAATTGATGTATTAGTAAACTGTGCTGGAATTATTAGTACTAAGAGATTTGATGATTTAGATGATGCAGAATTTAATAAAGTAGTAAGTATAAACTTAAATGCAAACTTTACAACTATTTCAGCTATATTTGAACATTTTAAATCAAATGGTGGAGGAAGAATTGTAAATGTTTCATCTGTTGCTGCAAAGCTTGGCGGAGGTCTTTTAGGGACTGCAGCATATGCATCTTCAAAAGCAGGATTAAATGGTTTAACTAAGGCAGTAGCTAAAGAAGGTGGAAAATATGGAATAGCATGTAACTGTGTTTGTCCTTCATACACTGAAACTGAAATGACTAATGCATTAAAAGAGGATAAAGAGAAAGAAAGTAAGGTTATTTCTATGATACCTTTAGGTAGAAAAGCACAAGCAAGAGAAATTGCACAAATGATACTATTTTTTGCATCTGATCTTGCAAGTTTTGTAACAGGAGAAATAGGAGATGTAGATGGAGGTATTACATTAGATGGCTGATAAAAATTTAGATACAATATTCGGTAAATATTTTTCAAAAATACCTGGAAATATGATAGTAGTTCCTTTAATTATTGGAACTTTAATAAATAGTTTTTTCCCACAAGTTTTACAAATTGGGTCATTCACTACAGCTATAGTTAAAGGTGTAGGTCCACTAGTTGGTGCATTCTTACTATTTTTAGGGGGAACTATTTCTTTAAAGTCTACTCCTAAATCTATAGTTAGAGGATTTGTAATTATTACTACTAAGGTTTTAGTTGCAGTAGCATTAGGATTAGTAGTAGCAAAAGTATTTAATAATAACTTTTTAGGTTTAAGTGCAGTTGCTGTTATAGGTGCAATATCTGTTGCAAATAATGCACTGTTTGCAGGAATTACATCAGTCTATGGAGATGAAATTGAAAGAGGAGCAGTTGCTATTACATCTTTAAGTGTAGGACCAACTGTTACTATGATAGCTTTAACTTCAGCAGGACTTGCAAGTATTTCCCCACTTGCTATTTTAGGGTCTATAGTACCTTTAATTTTAGGTATAATACTTTCAAATTATTCACCTTTCCTTAAGCAGTTATTTACTAAAGGATTAGGTGCAACTACAGTACTTGTTGGTTTTGCTCTAGGTGCAAATATGAGTTTATCTCAAATATTTAAAGGAGGATTACCAGGTATCTTATTAGGGTTAATAGCTGTGTTTGTAGTTGGTATTATTACAGTTATTATGGATAAATTAACTGGAGGTAGTGGTATAGCTGGGGCATCAATTTCATCAGTTGCAGCTAGTGCAATCGCCAATCCAGAGGCTCTAGCAAAAGCAGATCCTAATCTTGCAATATTCCAAGATGCAGCTACGGCACAAATTGCTGCAGCAGTTATAATTACAGCATTATTAACACCTGTATTTACCTCACTAGTTAAAAAATATAACGAGAAAAAAGGATAATGAATGGATAAAATATTAAAAATAAATGAAGTAATTAATAATATAGTTTGGGGTTGGCCTAGTTTAGTATTATTAGTTGGTATTGGAATAGTATTGACTTTAAGATTAAGAATGATACAAATTTCAAAAATAAAATTAATATTATCAAATACCTTACTTAAAATATTTACAAAAGATACCACTTTAAAAGGTGAAATTACAGCATTCCAATCTGTTGCTACAGCCCTTGCAGCAACAGTTGGTACAGGAAATATTTCTGGAGTAGCTATAGCAATTTCAACAGGAGGACCAGGATCTATATTTTGGATGTGGATATCAGCATTATTTGGAATGGCAACAAAATTTTCAGAAGTGGTACTTGCTATAGTTTATAGAGAAAGAAAGCAAGAAGGTGGATATAATGGTGGACCTATGTACTATATTAAAAATGGACTTAAATTACCATTACTTGCAAAGATATTTGCACTTTTTACAGTACTTGCATCTTTCGGTATAGGTAATATGACTCAGTCTAATTCAATTTCTAATGCAATAAGGGCAAATTTTAATGTAGACGTTAAAATAACGAGTATATTAATTACAATTATAGCTGCTATAGTATTATTGGGAGGAATAGAAAGAATATCTAAGGTTAGTGAAACTTTAGTTCCAATTATGGCTTTTTTCTATATTATAGGTTCCCTTATAGTTATAGTGTTAAATATTAGTGAAATACCTAATGCTTTTTATAAAATATTTTCTATGGCTTTTAGTAAACAAGCTGCAATAGGTGGATTTGCAGGTGTGACCTTTAAACAAATAATTAGACAAGGAGTAGCTAGAGGTGTATTTACAAATGAAGCAGGACTAGGATCTGCTCCTATAGCACATGCATCTGCAAAAACTGATCATCCTGTATTACAAGGTATGTGGGGGGTATTTGAAGTATTTATGGATACTATGGTAATTTGTACTCTTACAGCTTTAGTGATTTTAGTTACTAACACTTGGAATAGTGGTCTTAGTGGTTCTGAACTTACATCATATGCATTTAATCAAGGATTTAATGGAGGTGGATATATAGTTGCTATAGGACTTACTCTATTTGCATTTTCTACAATTCTAGGTTGGTCTTTTTATGGAGAAAAAGCATTGATATTTCTATTAGGTGAAAAATATGTCTATTTTTATAGGATGATATACATACCAATAATATTTATTGGAGGTATAGGAGGGTTAAAAGAAGTTTGGGCTATAACAGATACATTAAATGGTCTTATGGCTATACCAAACTTAATAGCAGTATTTATGTTACAAAATGTAGTAATTAAAATGGTTAAACATTATTTTAAAAACCCAGAAAAAGTAATATATTTAGAAGATTATGAAGACATAATTAGTGAATAAAAATATACTCTAAATAAAGGTTATAAAAATAACTTTAAAAGTAAAAAATAAATATTGACAATAATAAAAAAATGTACTAGAATCATATTAATAAATAAAACTGAAAGGAAGGATTTATGGAGAAAATATCAAACATAAAAAGATATTTAAAAAGAAAAATTAGTGTTACAAATGCTTTACTTGTAACTTTTCTGATTACAGGAACTTTTTCTACTGCTGGAACAATAGCAGAGGCACAAAATCAAATTAATACAGATAATAAAGTAGTTGCAGGGACTTATGAAGGAGAAAATAACTATAATTTTGTTACAACAAAAAATGATACTATATTAGAGGGAGATATTACTTTTAACATCAAAGAAACTGGAAATGAAGCATTTTTGTCTTTAAATGGGACAGGAGTAACAGGTGATAAAGTTACAATTAATATTACACCTAATACAGGGGTTCAACATTCAAGACCTAAGGGTGTAATAATTAGAGGAAATGCAAATGCTGAAATAAAAGAATTAATTTCAAATGTAACTTTAGCTTCTGAAACAAAAAATTCACCTTCAAATGGTCCAGATTCAAATGCTTCTTATGGTGTTGCAGTTGGATATAATTTTGGTGGTGGAACATCAAGTGATACTTCAAAATTAACAGTAGATAAGATGACTGTTAATGTAACTAATACAGCAGATACAATAATGGCAAAAAGAACAGCATCAAGAAGTTTTTGGGGTATTAATATAACAGCAGAAGTAGATTTTGGACATCAATTATCAGGATTAAAAGTATATAGAAAAGATGGTGCAAAAGCAGAATTTATTGCAAATGATAAAGTAGATATTACAGTAACAGACTCATCTACAGCAAAAGTTGGAGATTACTTAGTAGGTGTTTTTATTTCAGGTAATGAAACAAAAGCAGAATTTAATGGAGAAACTAATATTACTTTAGTAGGAGATGGAGTAAATTCTGCAGCTATTAAAATAGGAAAACCATTTGATGGAACTATAACATCAGAAGGTCCAAGAGTAACTGTAAATGGAAAATTAAATGTTGATACAACTGCTAATACATTATCGGGTGCAGTTAGATTATTTGGTGATAAATCTAAGCTTGAAGTTACTGGTGAAGAAGAATCTGTAATAAATTCAGGTAATTCTGCTATAGTATATGATACTCAGGATTATATTACTAAATTTAAAACTAATTTAGGTATAAATGGAGAAACTTCACGTAATATTAATGGTAATGATCAAGTAGTTAAATTAAATAATACAGTTTTAAAAACTACAAGTAATGATGCTTCTTTAATTAAAGTAAGAGCTGAAAGAGTAAGAGATATTACTGCGGGAGAAGCAAGTAGAATGTCAGGAGGTCAATTAAACTCAGGAGAATTCTCAAATAATAATGCAATTTTTGAATTATCTGGAGATAAATCAGTTGCTAAAGCTGCAAGTGATGGTTGGTTAATTGAAGTTAAAGGAACTAAAACAATTTCATCTTCATTAACTGCAAATATTAAAGATTCAGCTGTTATTGAAGGATTAACTGATAAGAAGTTTTCTTCAAAATTAGATATTAATTTAGAAAATGAAGGTAAATGGATACTTGCTAATAAAGGTTCTGAAAATAAAGCAACATTTAATAATTTAAATATTACTAATGGTATATTAGATGCAACTAATGCTGATTTTGTATTAAAAGCAACTACAAATGGTGTAGAAGAAAACGGAACTGTTACAAATGCAGGAAAGATAACAATAGATAATGATAGATACACT
The Streptobacillus felis DNA segment above includes these coding regions:
- a CDS encoding SDR family NAD(P)-dependent oxidoreductase: MEFKNKTCIVTGGANGIGLETVKGMVAGGAKVIILDINEEAAKSAINELGEDRVFFHYLDLSNQESIRSVFAELIQKYNKIDVLVNCAGIISTKRFDDLDDAEFNKVVSINLNANFTTISAIFEHFKSNGGGRIVNVSSVAAKLGGGLLGTAAYASSKAGLNGLTKAVAKEGGKYGIACNCVCPSYTETEMTNALKEDKEKESKVISMIPLGRKAQAREIAQMILFFASDLASFVTGEIGDVDGGITLDG
- the rplD gene encoding 50S ribosomal protein L4: MSDFNLKVYNLNGEEKGVATISGEIFGLEPNKYVMHEVLTAELAASRAGTASTKTRGEVSGGGRKPFRQKGTGRARQGSTRAPHMVGGGVVHGPKPRNYEKKVNKKVRKLALKSALAVRIQNGDVIVLEDYMLDAPKTKTFVNFTEKVNMVEDKKLFIVNDYLEDADWNLYLSVRNIEKTEILDPRELSVYALLKYNKVVITKEALATIEEVLG
- a CDS encoding alanine/glycine:cation symporter family protein, which translates into the protein MDKILKINEVINNIVWGWPSLVLLVGIGIVLTLRLRMIQISKIKLILSNTLLKIFTKDTTLKGEITAFQSVATALAATVGTGNISGVAIAISTGGPGSIFWMWISALFGMATKFSEVVLAIVYRERKQEGGYNGGPMYYIKNGLKLPLLAKIFALFTVLASFGIGNMTQSNSISNAIRANFNVDVKITSILITIIAAIVLLGGIERISKVSETLVPIMAFFYIIGSLIVIVLNISEIPNAFYKIFSMAFSKQAAIGGFAGVTFKQIIRQGVARGVFTNEAGLGSAPIAHASAKTDHPVLQGMWGVFEVFMDTMVICTLTALVILVTNTWNSGLSGSELTSYAFNQGFNGGGYIVAIGLTLFAFSTILGWSFYGEKALIFLLGEKYVYFYRMIYIPIIFIGGIGGLKEVWAITDTLNGLMAIPNLIAVFMLQNVVIKMVKHYFKNPEKVIYLEDYEDIISE
- the rplC gene encoding 50S ribosomal protein L3 codes for the protein MILGKKIGMTQIFENEKLIPVTVIEAGPNFVVQTKTVEKEGYTSITLAYDEKREKLVNKPEMGVFKKAGITAKKFLKEFKVESSEEFALGQELKVDVLEGIEFVDIQGISKGKGTAGVMKRHNFGGNRATHGVSRNHRLGGSNAGGAASNSNVPKGKKMAGRLGNENVTVQNLKVIKFDVENNLLLVKGAVPGPKNGYLVIKKSVKKY
- the rplW gene encoding 50S ribosomal protein L23, yielding MTIFDVIKKPVLNTEKARILLNSNEYVFIVDRRANKLQIKEAVEKLFNVKVANVNTINMKPTTARARMTVYKTPAYKKAIVKLVDGDSIKAYDI
- a CDS encoding 2-keto-3-deoxygluconate permease, encoding MADKNLDTIFGKYFSKIPGNMIVVPLIIGTLINSFFPQVLQIGSFTTAIVKGVGPLVGAFLLFLGGTISLKSTPKSIVRGFVIITTKVLVAVALGLVVAKVFNNNFLGLSAVAVIGAISVANNALFAGITSVYGDEIERGAVAITSLSVGPTVTMIALTSAGLASISPLAILGSIVPLILGIILSNYSPFLKQLFTKGLGATTVLVGFALGANMSLSQIFKGGLPGILLGLIAVFVVGIITVIMDKLTGGSGIAGASISSVAASAIANPEALAKADPNLAIFQDAATAQIAAAVIITALLTPVFTSLVKKYNEKKG